In one window of Gemmatimonadaceae bacterium DNA:
- a CDS encoding adenylate/guanylate cyclase domain-containing protein: MRYRLTSTDGLQQHELRAGVQLVVGRAPSSDIAIFDPTISRRHAELLVDDAGLRVRDLGSSNGTFRNGERLEDQDLVKLEPGDTVTFGKVAFRVQPTGPTTVHSPSGGFTSPAEEGNNGHPRQSATIVRQLPVRDSQGLVGLGTSDPRINTAPNAAASLSEDKSQQKLATLLEVSKGLGKSVDIDALLEKIVRYAYQILEVDRVAIALCEDGQELVPKIARDKRGSEQPRAVPQSIARKVVEDKVAILSDNAGEDARFGGQSILMQQIRSAICCPLVGSEDRVLGVLYVDNVTTTHRFSEHDLEYLIAFAGIAAAGIENQQYAQRIQKEMLARENLTRYFAPRVAERIASSREAARLGGEKRPVAVLFSDIRGFTPLSETMNPDDMASLLSEYFTEMVECVFRHDGTLDKFMGDAVMAQWGAPIGGEDDADRALQAAVDMMRALKKLNAKWRTEGRPQLQHGIAVNYGEAFAGNIGSERRLEFTVIGDTVNTAYRLCSAAEAGQILITEEMRQALAKPPRLAACPPMELKGKSQPIPVYCVVL; the protein is encoded by the coding sequence ATGCGGTACAGGCTGACAAGCACTGACGGTCTTCAACAACACGAGCTGCGCGCGGGTGTGCAGCTCGTCGTCGGTCGCGCGCCATCCAGCGACATTGCGATCTTCGATCCGACGATCTCGCGCCGGCACGCCGAGCTGCTCGTGGACGACGCTGGATTGCGCGTACGCGATCTCGGTTCGAGCAACGGCACGTTTCGAAATGGGGAGCGCCTCGAGGACCAGGACTTGGTGAAGCTCGAGCCGGGCGACACCGTGACCTTCGGCAAGGTGGCATTCCGCGTTCAGCCGACTGGCCCGACCACTGTGCATTCACCCTCCGGCGGATTCACGTCGCCAGCCGAGGAGGGTAACAACGGGCACCCTCGACAGTCGGCGACGATCGTGCGCCAATTGCCGGTGCGTGACTCGCAGGGACTCGTCGGACTCGGCACGAGCGATCCACGCATCAATACCGCGCCCAACGCCGCCGCCTCGCTGAGCGAAGACAAGAGTCAGCAGAAGCTAGCAACGCTGCTCGAGGTGTCGAAAGGATTGGGGAAGTCGGTGGACATCGACGCGCTGCTCGAGAAGATCGTGCGGTATGCGTATCAGATTCTCGAGGTCGATCGCGTCGCGATCGCGCTCTGTGAGGATGGCCAGGAACTCGTGCCGAAGATTGCGCGCGACAAGCGCGGCAGTGAGCAGCCACGCGCCGTACCGCAGTCGATTGCCCGGAAGGTGGTGGAAGACAAGGTGGCCATTCTCTCGGACAACGCTGGTGAGGACGCGCGCTTCGGTGGGCAATCCATCTTGATGCAGCAGATTCGGAGCGCCATCTGCTGTCCGCTCGTCGGAAGCGAGGATCGCGTGCTCGGCGTGCTGTACGTCGACAACGTGACGACGACGCATCGTTTCAGCGAGCACGATCTCGAGTACCTCATTGCTTTCGCCGGTATCGCCGCGGCAGGCATCGAGAATCAGCAGTACGCGCAGCGTATCCAGAAAGAGATGCTTGCTCGCGAGAATCTCACCCGGTACTTCGCGCCGCGAGTCGCAGAGCGAATCGCGAGCTCTCGTGAGGCGGCGCGGTTAGGCGGCGAGAAGCGTCCCGTCGCGGTGTTATTCAGTGATATTCGCGGCTTCACGCCGTTGTCGGAGACGATGAACCCGGACGACATGGCGAGCTTGTTGAGCGAATACTTCACGGAAATGGTCGAGTGCGTGTTCCGGCACGATGGCACACTCGACAAGTTCATGGGCGACGCCGTCATGGCGCAGTGGGGCGCGCCGATCGGCGGTGAAGACGACGCCGACCGAGCGCTCCAGGCGGCGGTGGACATGATGCGGGCGCTCAAGAAGCTCAACGCGAAGTGGCGCACGGAGGGCCGGCCGCAACTTCAGCACGGCATTGCCGTCAACTATGGCGAGGCGTTTGCCGGCAACATCGGATCGGAGCGACGGCTCGAGTTCACGGTCATCGGCGACACGGTGAACACGGCGTATCGTCTGTGCTCCGCGGCCGAAGCGGGGCAGATCCTCATCACCGAAGAGATGCGCCAAGCACTGGCCAAACCGCCACGTTTGGCCGCGTGCCCGCCGATGGAGTTGAAGGGAAAGAGCCAGCCGATTCCGGTCTACTGCGTGGTCCTTTGA
- a CDS encoding lipopolysaccharide kinase InaA family protein has translation MSRLASGAAPDGYERDEVRGTIIVAQREQLGAVRTALESGSLYEYAAQHQEARSLSGRGVAYAAPLPGGGRVVVRHNRHGGLLAPLTRDWFVLPTRAPYELDTSLRLLSLGIPTPEIVAYVVYRAGPLLRRSDVASREIHESTDLANVLTTSTAGERRAALESVAGLIGLISACGVRHHDLNVKNVLLARDAARGDSLVAFVLDVDRVEFGRPGDSRITERNLDRFMRSARKWRELHGARIEEAELVRVAASVRRFVSSRPSSGARVMTRS, from the coding sequence TTGAGCCGACTCGCTTCGGGCGCGGCGCCCGATGGCTATGAGCGCGACGAGGTGCGTGGCACCATCATCGTTGCGCAGCGCGAACAGCTGGGCGCCGTACGCACCGCCCTCGAGTCGGGGTCGCTCTACGAGTACGCGGCGCAGCACCAGGAGGCTCGGTCGCTCTCCGGCCGCGGCGTTGCCTACGCCGCGCCGCTTCCCGGCGGCGGGCGGGTGGTCGTTAGGCACAACCGCCACGGTGGGTTGCTCGCGCCCCTCACCAGAGATTGGTTCGTCCTACCGACGCGAGCGCCCTACGAGTTGGACACGTCGCTACGGCTGCTCTCGCTCGGTATCCCGACACCCGAGATCGTCGCTTACGTCGTGTACCGCGCGGGTCCGCTTCTCCGACGGAGCGACGTGGCGTCACGCGAGATACATGAGAGCACGGATCTCGCGAACGTGCTCACGACGAGCACGGCCGGCGAACGACGGGCGGCACTGGAAAGCGTTGCCGGCCTCATTGGCCTCATCTCGGCGTGCGGCGTACGACATCACGACTTGAACGTCAAGAACGTTCTCCTCGCCCGCGACGCGGCGCGCGGAGATTCACTGGTTGCATTCGTGCTCGATGTGGATCGCGTGGAGTTCGGCCGGCCGGGCGATAGCCGAATCACCGAACGAAATCTCGATCGATTCATGCGCTCGGCGCGAAAGTGGCGCGAGCTTCATGGCGCGCGAATCGAAGAGGCAGAGCTCGTTCGAGTGGCCGCTTCGGTGAGACGCTTCGTTTCGTCGCGGCCGTCGAGTGGCGCGCGCGTGATGACGCGGTCATAG
- the trpE gene encoding anthranilate synthase component I, translating to MTFAAFRELAHDATRGSTAALVPVWRDYLLDTETPVAVFAKLREPPFAFLLESAPAGGETWARYTFLGTAPRSAWRLRDGVVEDWTPDHGWHGARCPTDPLADLDMLLRRYEPAKLPELGEFWSGAVGFFGYDVVRYIERLPKPPSRAPSLADIPDALFVFTSALVIIDNLRGQARIVVGVPIDAGMSEAALRRAHEEAEAEIATTIARIRKPSTLQAVDFPLSAEPTAGNSNFQREKFLADVNRIKEYIVAGDAFQVLLARRIDVPHDFSSASLYRALRALNPSPYMYHLVLDGLEIVGSSPELLVRVERRRVTVRPIAGTRPRGKTAEEDDALIAELRSDEKERAEHVMLVDLGRNDVGRIAKYGSVEVTELMIVERYSHVFHLVSQVEGELREGLTAMDALRATFPAGTMTGAPKVRAMEIIDELEPERRAAYAGAIGYIAAGAQRMDLAITIRTCVIANGIASVQAGAGIVHDSVPEREWEETENKARALLTAIGRVRDSSRRDVDSAQRERTESTRASSRVSTSV from the coding sequence ATGACATTCGCTGCGTTTCGCGAGCTCGCACACGACGCGACAAGAGGTAGCACGGCGGCGCTCGTTCCGGTTTGGCGCGATTACCTGCTCGACACCGAGACACCGGTCGCCGTGTTCGCGAAGCTGCGCGAACCGCCGTTCGCGTTTCTGCTCGAGTCCGCACCAGCCGGTGGCGAGACGTGGGCGCGTTACACGTTCCTCGGCACTGCGCCGCGAAGCGCTTGGCGCCTGCGAGATGGCGTCGTCGAAGACTGGACGCCCGATCACGGCTGGCACGGTGCGCGGTGTCCCACGGATCCGCTCGCGGATCTCGACATGCTTCTGCGTCGCTATGAACCGGCCAAGCTACCAGAGCTGGGCGAGTTCTGGAGCGGCGCCGTCGGATTTTTCGGCTACGACGTGGTGCGGTATATCGAGCGATTGCCAAAGCCGCCTTCGCGAGCGCCATCGCTGGCCGACATTCCCGACGCGTTGTTCGTCTTCACGAGTGCACTCGTGATCATCGACAATCTGCGAGGACAGGCACGCATTGTCGTCGGCGTGCCAATCGATGCCGGGATGAGCGAGGCGGCGCTGCGCCGCGCCCACGAGGAAGCCGAAGCCGAGATCGCGACGACGATCGCACGTATCCGAAAGCCATCGACGTTGCAGGCGGTGGACTTTCCGCTGTCGGCTGAACCGACGGCGGGAAACTCCAACTTCCAGCGCGAGAAATTCCTCGCCGACGTCAACCGCATCAAGGAGTACATCGTCGCCGGCGACGCATTTCAGGTGCTCCTTGCTCGGCGCATCGACGTACCACACGACTTCTCGTCGGCATCGCTCTACCGCGCACTGCGAGCACTCAATCCGTCGCCTTACATGTATCACCTCGTGCTCGACGGTCTGGAGATCGTCGGTAGCTCGCCGGAGCTGCTCGTGCGCGTCGAGCGCAGACGCGTCACGGTGCGTCCGATCGCTGGCACGCGGCCACGTGGCAAGACGGCCGAGGAGGATGACGCACTCATCGCCGAGCTTCGGTCCGATGAGAAGGAGCGGGCAGAACACGTGATGCTCGTCGATCTCGGCCGCAACGACGTCGGCCGTATAGCGAAGTACGGCTCGGTGGAGGTGACGGAACTCATGATTGTCGAGCGGTACTCGCATGTGTTCCATCTCGTGAGTCAGGTCGAGGGTGAGCTGCGCGAGGGACTCACGGCGATGGACGCACTGCGCGCGACCTTCCCCGCCGGCACGATGACCGGAGCGCCCAAGGTACGCGCGATGGAGATCATCGACGAGCTCGAGCCGGAGCGGCGAGCTGCGTACGCGGGTGCGATCGGCTACATCGCGGCTGGCGCGCAGCGCATGGATCTCGCGATCACCATACGCACTTGTGTAATCGCGAATGGGATTGCATCGGTGCAGGCAGGCGCCGGCATCGTCCACGACTCGGTACCGGAGCGGGAGTGGGAGGAGACGGAGAACAAGGCCCGAGCGCTTCTCACGGCGATTGGGCGCGTTCGCGATAGTTCGCGGCGCGACGTCGATAGCGCACAACGCGAGCGGACCGAATCCACACGTGCGTCGTCTCGTGTGTCGACGTCTGTGTGA